In Pollutimonas sp. M17, a single genomic region encodes these proteins:
- the murU gene encoding N-acetylmuramate alpha-1-phosphate uridylyltransferase MurU: MRAMILAAGRGERMRPLTDTTPKPLLQAGGRPLIAWHLMRLARAGITELIVNHAWLGGKIEEALGDGRRHGVRISYSAETQALETAGGIVQALDFFQGQPFLVINGDVWCDWDPALAPAMAADIESRGKLAWLLMVDNPVQHPDGDFRLDETGLLGTAQDMPSVAALTFSGIGVYRPALFEELERGRPAPLAPLLRQAMHQRLIVGGRHDGDWVDVGTPERLAALDRRLAG; this comes from the coding sequence ATGCGCGCCATGATACTGGCAGCAGGCCGCGGCGAACGCATGCGCCCCCTGACCGACACCACGCCCAAGCCGCTGCTGCAGGCGGGCGGGCGGCCGCTTATCGCGTGGCACCTGATGCGCCTGGCCCGGGCCGGCATTACGGAACTGATCGTCAATCACGCCTGGCTGGGCGGCAAGATCGAAGAGGCGCTGGGAGATGGCCGGCGCCATGGCGTCCGCATTTCCTATTCAGCCGAAACCCAGGCCCTGGAAACCGCCGGCGGCATCGTCCAGGCCCTGGATTTCTTCCAGGGCCAGCCTTTTCTGGTCATCAACGGCGATGTCTGGTGCGATTGGGATCCGGCCCTTGCGCCCGCCATGGCCGCCGATATCGAATCGCGGGGCAAGCTGGCCTGGCTGCTCATGGTGGACAATCCCGTTCAGCACCCCGACGGCGACTTCCGCCTCGACGAGACAGGCCTCCTTGGCACAGCCCAGGACATGCCCTCTGTCGCCGCCCTGACGTTCTCGGGCATTGGCGTCTATCGTCCCGCCCTGTTCGAGGAACTGGAGCGCGGCCGGCCCGCCCCGCTGGCGCCCCTGTTGCGCCAGGCCATGCACCAGCGGCTCATCGTCGGCGGACGCCATGACGGCGATTGGGTCGATGTGGGAACCCCGGAACGCCTGGCCGCCCTGGATCGACGCCTGGCCGGGTAG
- a CDS encoding aminoglycoside phosphotransferase family protein produces MEPDLNSSPDIRLATLKNWLQSIAAAHGLDLDTLRPASSDASFRRYYRLQSSSGTAIVMDAPPEHEDCGPFLHVTGLLRQAGLNVPAIFAQDVQQGFLLLSDLGEQTYYQAIQSGLDDARLQEIYRAALSALVRLQGASVTGLPAYDAQRLVQELSVFPEWYAHTHCQARLDESEQAVLRQTFDTLVADNVKQARVLVHRDFHSPNLMLAPEGGDPGIIDYQDALAGPIGYDIASLVMDARTTWEEPQQLDWAIRYWEAARAAGLPVPADFADFHRAYEWISLQRNLRILGVFARLSHRDGKHHYLDHMPRVNAYARQVAQRYGVFRPLLRLLDKLDNRQVTTGYTF; encoded by the coding sequence ATGGAACCTGATTTGAATTCTTCCCCCGATATCCGCCTGGCCACACTGAAAAACTGGCTGCAAAGCATTGCCGCGGCGCATGGGCTGGACCTGGACACCTTGCGGCCCGCATCCAGCGATGCCAGCTTCCGCCGCTATTATCGCCTTCAATCGTCCAGCGGCACGGCCATTGTCATGGACGCACCGCCCGAACACGAAGATTGCGGGCCTTTTTTACATGTCACGGGCCTGCTCCGGCAGGCCGGCCTGAATGTGCCGGCCATATTTGCGCAAGATGTACAGCAAGGATTCCTGCTGCTTTCCGACCTGGGCGAACAGACCTATTACCAGGCCATCCAGTCGGGCCTGGACGATGCACGGCTGCAAGAAATCTACCGCGCGGCCCTGTCCGCGCTGGTGCGACTGCAAGGCGCCTCCGTTACCGGCCTGCCCGCCTACGACGCGCAGCGCCTGGTCCAGGAACTGAGCGTATTCCCGGAATGGTATGCGCACACGCACTGCCAGGCTCGGCTGGATGAGTCCGAGCAAGCCGTGCTGCGCCAGACCTTCGACACTCTGGTCGCCGACAACGTGAAGCAGGCCCGTGTGTTGGTTCACCGGGACTTCCACTCGCCCAACCTCATGCTGGCCCCCGAAGGCGGCGACCCGGGCATCATCGACTACCAGGATGCCCTGGCGGGCCCCATCGGCTACGACATCGCTTCGCTGGTCATGGATGCGCGCACCACCTGGGAAGAGCCGCAGCAGCTGGATTGGGCCATACGCTACTGGGAAGCCGCAAGAGCGGCCGGCCTGCCGGTGCCCGCCGACTTCGCCGACTTCCACCGCGCCTACGAATGGATCAGCCTGCAGCGCAACCTGCGCATACTGGGCGTCTTCGCGCGTCTGTCCCATCGCGACGGCAAGCATCATTATCTGGATCACATGCCCCGCGTGAACGCGTATGCACGCCAGGTCGCCCAGCGCTACGGCGTCTTCCGTCCGCTGCTGCGCCTGCTCGACAAGCTCGACAACCGCCAGGTGACCACGGGATACACATTCTGA
- a CDS encoding LPS-assembly protein LptD: MRLVWWAILFAIGGVSAAQAQQSAADTATRPDLPALRVAPNLQLHKNVDDNEMSAFMVGDKMESDPDGRVILTGSAEVRRIDSIVKGDYIDYQRSTGQVRVRGNGLIIRDASVITGPTLDYNINSETGEIDEPDFWLGATGGSGTASRADIFSRSHMRLSDVNYTGCPCPDPAWYIKSPKVDLHFDENEGIARHGVLYFKDVPILYSPYLSFPIKKERKSGFLIPTYGTSSSGGFELTLPYYFNLAPNYDLTVTPRYMAKRGLQLGSEFRYLGERYSGQLYGTYLADDRVADRKRWYYAAQHTHSLGGGVNASFDIRRVSDDDYFRDFSSFGLNEASYTYLPSSAGLNWSGYRYFNASLYAYKYQTLQDVTSGSYLVPQYDRLPELYVRGARYNWAGFDVQSDNYATRFVRPVYSGSSFPAVWDKHYGPDGTRYSSYTTVSYPIVRAGWYVTPKVGLHLSQYNTQWHAQDNPGYLSYPAGYLTYPKSQSRVLPIMSIDSGMVFERDTTLFGNDSIQTLEPRVYYLRVPYRDQSQIPVFDTYYADFNFAQAFDENVFSGGWDRIADADQLTVGLTTRWLDAESGFERLSLSAAQRIYFRDQLVTLYPTDKRRTNTKSDYLFGAAAALTDKLSVRFDAQYNPESKDRNRMTAGFRWEPKRLATLSVAYRYQRDPRLVADPFAGEQPGYIDNSKEQVSLTGQWPLTNKWYALGRYDYSLQEKRSTQSILGVEYKGDCCWTARVVMQRYAVSREKANTAMFFQLELSGLGSLGTDPMKLLGERISGYQSITPPIPEKTTFERYE; encoded by the coding sequence GTGCGTTTGGTTTGGTGGGCAATTCTATTCGCCATCGGTGGCGTATCGGCGGCGCAGGCGCAGCAGTCCGCCGCGGATACGGCCACGCGGCCGGATCTGCCGGCGCTTCGGGTGGCGCCCAACCTGCAATTGCACAAGAACGTGGACGACAACGAGATGTCCGCCTTCATGGTGGGCGACAAGATGGAAAGCGATCCCGACGGAAGGGTGATCCTGACGGGATCGGCCGAAGTGCGGCGCATCGACTCCATCGTCAAGGGCGATTACATCGATTACCAGCGCTCCACGGGCCAGGTCCGGGTGCGCGGCAATGGCCTGATCATACGAGACGCCAGCGTGATCACAGGCCCCACGCTGGATTACAACATCAATAGCGAAACGGGCGAGATCGACGAGCCGGATTTCTGGCTGGGCGCCACCGGCGGTTCCGGCACGGCCAGCCGGGCCGACATCTTCAGCCGCAGCCATATGCGGCTGTCCGACGTGAACTACACCGGCTGCCCCTGCCCGGATCCCGCCTGGTACATAAAGTCGCCCAAGGTGGACCTGCATTTCGACGAAAACGAAGGCATCGCGCGCCATGGGGTGCTGTACTTCAAGGATGTGCCCATCCTGTATTCGCCCTACCTCAGCTTTCCCATCAAGAAAGAGCGCAAATCGGGTTTCCTGATACCCACCTACGGCACGTCGAGCTCGGGCGGCTTCGAGCTTACCCTGCCGTACTATTTCAATCTGGCGCCCAATTACGATCTGACCGTGACGCCGCGCTACATGGCCAAGCGCGGCCTGCAGCTGGGCAGCGAGTTCCGCTACCTGGGCGAGCGCTATAGCGGCCAGCTCTATGGCACCTACCTGGCCGACGACAGGGTCGCCGACCGCAAGCGCTGGTACTATGCCGCGCAGCATACCCATAGCCTGGGCGGCGGCGTCAACGCTTCCTTCGACATACGGCGCGTGTCGGACGATGATTATTTCCGTGATTTTTCCTCTTTCGGGCTGAACGAGGCCAGCTACACCTACCTGCCCAGCAGCGCGGGCCTGAACTGGAGCGGCTACCGGTATTTCAACGCATCGCTGTATGCCTACAAGTACCAGACGCTGCAGGACGTCACCTCGGGCAGCTACCTGGTGCCCCAATACGACCGCCTGCCCGAACTGTACGTACGCGGCGCGCGCTACAACTGGGCGGGTTTCGACGTCCAGTCCGACAACTACGCCACGCGCTTCGTCCGTCCGGTTTATTCGGGGTCGTCCTTCCCCGCCGTGTGGGACAAGCACTATGGCCCGGACGGCACACGCTATTCGTCCTACACCACGGTGTCCTATCCCATCGTACGGGCCGGCTGGTACGTGACGCCCAAGGTCGGCCTGCACCTGAGCCAATACAACACCCAATGGCACGCCCAGGATAATCCCGGCTATCTGAGCTATCCCGCGGGCTACCTGACCTACCCCAAGTCCCAGTCGCGCGTGCTGCCCATCATGTCCATCGATTCAGGCATGGTGTTCGAGCGCGATACGACCCTGTTCGGCAATGACTCCATCCAGACGCTGGAACCGCGCGTCTATTACCTGCGCGTGCCTTACCGGGACCAGTCGCAGATACCGGTGTTCGACACCTATTACGCCGACTTCAACTTCGCCCAGGCCTTTGACGAAAACGTATTCAGCGGCGGCTGGGACCGCATCGCCGATGCCGACCAACTGACGGTGGGGCTGACCACCCGGTGGCTGGATGCGGAATCGGGCTTCGAGCGGCTGTCGCTGTCGGCGGCGCAGCGCATCTACTTCCGCGACCAGCTCGTTACCCTGTATCCCACCGACAAGCGCCGCACCAATACCAAGTCGGACTATCTGTTCGGCGCCGCCGCCGCGCTGACCGACAAGCTCTCGGTGCGTTTCGACGCGCAGTACAACCCCGAGTCCAAGGACCGCAACCGAATGACGGCGGGCTTCCGCTGGGAGCCCAAGCGCCTGGCGACGCTGTCGGTCGCCTACCGTTATCAGCGCGACCCCCGGCTGGTGGCCGATCCCTTCGCGGGCGAGCAGCCGGGCTATATCGACAACAGCAAGGAACAGGTTTCCCTGACCGGGCAGTGGCCGCTGACCAATAAGTGGTATGCGCTGGGCCGCTATGATTATTCCTTGCAGGAAAAACGCTCCACCCAGTCCATTCTGGGCGTGGAATACAAAGGCGATTGCTGCTGGACCGCCCGCGTCGTAATGCAGCGCTACGCCGTATCGCGCGAGAAGGCCAATACCGCCATGTTCTTCCAGCTTGAGCTCTCGGGCCTGGGCTCGCTGGGCACCGATCCCATGAAATTGCTGGGTGAACGGATCTCGGGCTACCAGTCCATCACTCCACCTATACCGGAAAAAACCACCTTCGAGAGGTATGAATAA